The Halobacterium litoreum genome includes a region encoding these proteins:
- the minD gene encoding MinD/ParA family ATP-binding protein translates to MNEVGGDGYVFAVASGKGGVGKSTTTANLGVALADDGFDVAVVDVDLGMANLAGLLGVNPDETLHDVLAGQASPADASYDTTGLTLVPGSTELEQFAEADAKSLHRVVEYLRDRNDVVLLDAGAGLSYDIAMAMSVADGVLLVTTAELASLTDATKTGKLVSKLEKPVVGAVFTRTGDGGFDDVEGIAAALGTTDAVTVSVPHDDAVKLAVRKSRPVVDIKPESPAARAYDRLAAQLADSVGMEPPEPEPEDGGFEWVDPDTGESEGEDGDEEVEDGPVYEISLEEMIQEAGLEDDEEATERRVKLFDRVKSKFS, encoded by the coding sequence ATGAACGAGGTCGGAGGTGACGGGTACGTGTTCGCCGTCGCCAGCGGGAAGGGCGGCGTCGGGAAGTCGACGACGACGGCGAACCTCGGTGTCGCGCTCGCGGACGACGGGTTCGACGTCGCCGTCGTGGACGTCGACCTCGGGATGGCGAACCTCGCGGGCTTGCTCGGCGTGAATCCGGACGAGACGCTTCACGACGTGCTCGCGGGGCAGGCGTCGCCGGCGGACGCGAGTTACGACACGACCGGCCTCACGCTCGTACCGGGGTCGACGGAGTTAGAGCAGTTCGCGGAGGCGGACGCGAAGTCCCTCCACCGCGTGGTGGAGTACCTCCGGGACCGCAACGACGTCGTCCTGCTGGACGCGGGCGCCGGACTGAGTTACGACATCGCGATGGCGATGAGCGTCGCGGACGGCGTGTTGTTGGTGACGACGGCGGAGTTGGCGTCGCTGACGGACGCGACGAAGACGGGGAAACTCGTGTCGAAGTTGGAGAAACCCGTGGTCGGCGCGGTGTTTACGCGCACCGGCGACGGCGGGTTCGACGACGTGGAGGGCATCGCGGCGGCGCTCGGGACGACGGACGCCGTGACGGTGAGCGTCCCGCACGACGACGCCGTGAAACTCGCGGTGCGCAAGAGCCGTCCGGTCGTGGACATCAAACCGGAGAGCCCGGCGGCGCGCGCGTACGACCGGCTCGCCGCCCAACTCGCGGACAGCGTCGGCATGGAGCCGCCCGAGCCCGAACCCGAGGACGGCGGATTCGAGTGGGTCGACCCCGACACCGGTGAGAGCGAGGGGGAGGATGGCGACGAGGAAGTCGAAGACGGCCCGGTGTACGAGATTTCGCTGGAGGAGATGATTCAGGAGGCGGGACTGGAGGACGACGAGGAAGCGACGGAGCGACGCGTGAAACTGTTCGACCGCGTGAAATCGAAGTTCTCGTAG
- a CDS encoding DUF7521 family protein, which translates to MRLIEALYLVFSVTLAVAGLSMVGFAVRAYRDTGREAMLHLSLGFTLVVAASIGTTISAFLVGFEDTRSLLTLNYLFSTAGYLFVMYSIVTPD; encoded by the coding sequence ATGCGACTCATCGAAGCACTCTACCTCGTATTCAGCGTCACCCTCGCGGTGGCGGGTCTCAGCATGGTCGGGTTCGCGGTGCGCGCCTACCGCGACACCGGCAGAGAAGCGATGTTGCACCTGTCTCTCGGGTTCACACTCGTCGTCGCCGCCTCCATCGGGACGACGATCTCCGCGTTCCTCGTCGGCTTCGAGGACACGCGCTCGCTGCTCACGCTGAACTACCTGTTCAGTACCGCCGGCTACCTGTTCGTGATGTACAGCATCGTCACGCCCGACTGA
- a CDS encoding ArsR/SmtB family transcription factor: MDPVDVLRVLGNKYNAEILEATHAPKSAQELSEELDIPIATSYRRIEELSEHDLLKLEGKELSDEGRRTKVYRRQVDEISVQFGVDETTIETTERTEAKNALVDVWSDLRSEG; this comes from the coding sequence ATGGACCCGGTGGACGTGTTGCGGGTACTCGGCAACAAGTACAACGCCGAGATTCTCGAAGCAACCCACGCGCCGAAGTCTGCGCAGGAACTCAGCGAGGAACTCGACATCCCCATCGCGACCAGTTACCGCCGCATCGAGGAGTTGAGCGAACACGACCTGCTCAAACTCGAAGGCAAGGAACTCTCCGACGAGGGCCGGCGCACCAAAGTCTACCGGCGACAGGTCGACGAAATCTCCGTGCAGTTCGGCGTCGACGAGACGACCATCGAGACCACCGAGCGCACGGAAGCGAAGAACGCGCTCGTGGACGTGTGGAGCGACCTCCGGTCGGAGGGGTAG
- a CDS encoding chemotaxis protein CheW — protein sequence MADDETDVLEFSLGDGRYCIDIAHVDEIVDATEDITSIPNADANVVGVVDLRGETTTVVDPRVGLDVNGDPAGNRIVVLSEHDATGLLVDDVHEVESVTEAELDDSAASETTRGVLRRDDRFVVWVDPDALV from the coding sequence ATGGCTGACGACGAGACCGACGTCTTGGAGTTCTCTCTCGGTGACGGTCGCTACTGCATCGACATCGCGCACGTGGACGAAATCGTCGACGCCACCGAGGACATCACGTCGATTCCGAACGCGGACGCGAACGTCGTCGGTGTCGTCGACCTCCGCGGCGAGACGACGACCGTCGTCGACCCGCGGGTCGGACTCGACGTGAACGGCGACCCGGCCGGAAACCGCATCGTGGTGCTCTCGGAGCACGACGCCACCGGCCTGCTGGTCGACGACGTCCACGAGGTCGAGTCCGTCACCGAGGCGGAACTGGACGACTCGGCGGCGTCGGAGACGACGCGCGGCGTCCTCCGCCGCGACGACCGGTTCGTCGTCTGGGTCGACCCGGACGCCCTAGTCTAG
- a CDS encoding phosphotransacetylase family protein has protein sequence MNTLLVTSTEAGTGKTAVSLALARLAQERDRSVGYMKPKGTRLQSNVGKTLDADPMLARELLGLDAEMHELEPVVYSPTFVKGAIQGREDADELRERVREAFDALAADRDLMVVEGADDLATGGIVDLTDPEIADLLDARAIVLARYEEPGDVDDVLAAADALGDRCAGVVFNAVADATYDDVESEVAPFLESRGVPVLGVLPSDRSLSGVTVADLADELGGDVLTEGADDDAVVERFLVGAMSGESALSHFRRTKDAAVITGGDRADVQTAALDAPGVRCLVLTGGHRPSGAVLGKAAEKGVPVIAVQSDTLTAVERAEGLVRGGRVRDEKTVDVMQGLLYDHADVDALLD, from the coding sequence ATGAACACGCTACTCGTCACCTCGACCGAAGCAGGCACCGGCAAGACCGCCGTCTCGCTCGCGCTCGCGCGCCTCGCGCAGGAACGCGACCGCTCGGTGGGCTACATGAAACCGAAGGGCACCCGACTCCAGAGCAACGTCGGGAAGACCCTCGACGCGGACCCGATGCTCGCGCGGGAACTGCTCGGCCTCGACGCCGAGATGCACGAACTCGAACCCGTCGTCTACTCGCCGACGTTCGTGAAGGGCGCGATTCAGGGCCGCGAGGACGCCGACGAACTCCGCGAGCGCGTCCGCGAGGCGTTCGACGCCCTCGCCGCCGACCGCGACCTGATGGTCGTCGAGGGCGCCGACGACCTCGCCACCGGCGGCATCGTCGACCTCACCGACCCCGAAATCGCGGACCTACTGGACGCCCGAGCCATCGTGCTCGCGCGCTACGAGGAACCCGGCGACGTCGACGACGTGCTCGCCGCCGCCGACGCGCTCGGCGACCGGTGTGCCGGCGTCGTCTTCAACGCCGTCGCGGACGCCACCTACGACGACGTTGAGAGCGAAGTCGCTCCGTTCCTCGAATCGCGTGGCGTCCCCGTCCTCGGCGTGCTCCCGAGCGACCGCAGCCTCTCGGGGGTCACCGTCGCGGACCTCGCCGACGAACTCGGCGGCGACGTGCTCACCGAGGGCGCCGACGACGACGCGGTCGTCGAACGCTTCCTCGTCGGTGCGATGAGCGGCGAGAGCGCGCTCAGTCACTTCCGGCGCACGAAAGACGCCGCGGTCATCACGGGCGGCGACCGCGCCGACGTCCAGACCGCCGCGCTCGACGCGCCCGGCGTCCGGTGTCTCGTCCTCACGGGCGGCCACCGGCCCTCGGGCGCCGTCCTCGGGAAAGCCGCGGAGAAGGGAGTGCCCGTCATCGCGGTGCAGTCCGACACGCTCACCGCCGTCGAACGCGCCGAAGGCCTCGTCCGCGGCGGCCGCGTGCGAGACGAGAAGACCGTCGACGTGATGCAGGGGCTGCTCTACGACCACGCCGACGTCGACGCCCTCCTAGACTAG
- a CDS encoding acetate--CoA ligase family protein, with protein MKTPSDAGGLFAPNAVAVVGATEREGSIGRAIVENLADFDGTVVPVNPKRESVLGYDCYPDLGAAPDVDLAVVVVPPSIAVDAVRDAGEAGVTNVVVITAGFSETGGEGAERERELAAVAEEYGLNLVGPNSLGVLSTPTGLNATFGPSNALPGNLSFMSQSGAFITAVLDWANDQGIGFKDVVSLGNKAVLDETDFMRQWRDDPDTNVVLGYLEGIEDGREFVDTARDVTQDTPAVVVKSGRTEAGAQAASSHTGTIAGSEAAYEAGFEQAGVVRAENVQELFDFARALDGLPMPDSENVAVVTNAGGPGVMATDAVGDSRLSMASFEEETLDALLDSMPEEANVYNPVDVIGDADLDRFETAIDAVLADDNVGCAVVVSAPTAIIDYEELAGVVADLQNEHGKPVVTCLMGGERTEKAADVLGEAGIPNYFDPARAVSSLDALAVQRAVEAREYEAPREFDVDRERAREILTDAADRGSTRLGVEAMDLLDAYGIPTPEGEVVDDPADARWVANDIEGDVVMKIVSPDILHKSDIGGVKVGVPDEEVADAYEDLVTRAKNYQPDATILGVQVQEMVDTDAGTETILGTNRDPQFGPLLLFGLGGIFVEILEDTSVRVAPVSEREAGEMIDELDSAPLLRGARGRDPADEDAIVESVQRLSQLVTDFPAILELDVNPLLATGDGVQALDVRLTIDPDEL; from the coding sequence GTGAAGACACCAAGCGATGCCGGCGGACTGTTCGCCCCCAACGCCGTCGCCGTGGTCGGCGCGACGGAACGCGAGGGGTCGATCGGTCGCGCCATCGTCGAGAACCTCGCGGACTTCGACGGGACGGTCGTTCCGGTCAACCCTAAGCGGGAGTCCGTCCTCGGGTACGACTGCTACCCGGACCTCGGCGCCGCGCCCGACGTGGACCTCGCGGTGGTCGTGGTGCCGCCCTCTATCGCCGTCGACGCGGTGCGGGACGCGGGCGAAGCGGGCGTGACCAACGTCGTCGTCATCACCGCGGGCTTCAGCGAGACCGGCGGCGAGGGCGCCGAACGCGAGCGCGAACTCGCGGCGGTCGCCGAGGAGTACGGCCTCAACCTCGTCGGTCCGAACAGCCTCGGCGTGCTCTCCACGCCGACCGGCCTGAACGCCACGTTCGGCCCGTCGAACGCGCTCCCCGGCAACCTATCCTTCATGAGCCAGTCGGGCGCATTCATCACCGCCGTCCTCGACTGGGCGAACGACCAGGGAATCGGCTTCAAGGACGTCGTCAGCCTCGGCAACAAGGCCGTCCTCGACGAGACCGACTTCATGCGCCAGTGGCGCGACGACCCTGACACGAACGTCGTCCTCGGCTACCTCGAAGGCATCGAGGACGGCCGCGAGTTCGTCGACACCGCCCGCGACGTGACACAGGACACGCCCGCCGTCGTCGTGAAGTCCGGTCGCACCGAGGCGGGCGCGCAGGCCGCGTCCTCCCACACCGGCACCATCGCCGGGAGCGAGGCCGCCTACGAGGCCGGCTTCGAGCAGGCCGGCGTCGTGCGCGCCGAGAACGTCCAGGAACTGTTCGACTTCGCGCGCGCCCTCGACGGCCTCCCGATGCCCGACTCCGAGAACGTCGCCGTCGTCACGAACGCCGGCGGCCCCGGCGTCATGGCGACCGACGCCGTCGGCGACTCCCGGCTCTCGATGGCCTCCTTCGAGGAGGAGACCCTGGACGCGCTCCTCGACTCGATGCCCGAGGAGGCGAACGTCTACAACCCCGTGGACGTCATCGGGGACGCCGACCTCGACCGCTTCGAGACGGCCATCGACGCCGTCCTCGCCGACGACAACGTCGGCTGTGCGGTCGTCGTCTCCGCGCCCACCGCCATCATCGACTACGAGGAACTCGCCGGCGTCGTCGCCGACCTCCAGAACGAGCACGGAAAACCCGTCGTGACGTGCCTGATGGGCGGCGAACGCACCGAGAAGGCCGCCGACGTGCTCGGCGAAGCCGGCATCCCGAACTACTTCGACCCGGCGCGCGCCGTCAGCAGCCTCGACGCGCTCGCCGTCCAGCGCGCGGTCGAAGCCCGCGAGTACGAGGCGCCCCGCGAGTTCGACGTGGACCGCGAGCGCGCCCGCGAGATTCTGACCGACGCCGCCGACCGCGGGTCGACCCGCCTCGGCGTCGAAGCGATGGACCTGCTCGACGCCTACGGCATCCCCACGCCCGAGGGCGAGGTCGTCGACGACCCCGCCGACGCGCGCTGGGTCGCCAACGACATCGAGGGCGACGTCGTCATGAAAATCGTCAGCCCGGACATCCTCCACAAGTCCGACATCGGCGGCGTGAAAGTCGGCGTCCCCGACGAGGAGGTCGCCGACGCCTACGAGGACCTCGTCACGCGAGCGAAGAACTACCAGCCCGACGCCACCATTCTCGGCGTCCAAGTCCAGGAGATGGTCGACACCGACGCCGGCACGGAGACCATCCTCGGCACGAACCGCGACCCCCAGTTCGGTCCCCTGTTGCTGTTCGGACTGGGCGGCATCTTCGTCGAGATTCTGGAGGACACCAGCGTCCGCGTCGCGCCCGTCTCCGAGCGCGAAGCCGGGGAGATGATTGACGAACTCGACTCCGCGCCGCTCCTTCGGGGCGCGCGCGGCCGCGACCCGGCCGACGAGGACGCCATCGTGGAGAGCGTCCAGCGGCTCAGCCAGCTCGTCACCGACTTCCCAGCCATCCTCGAACTCGACGTGAACCCGCTGCTCGCCACCGGCGACGGCGTGCAGGCACTGGACGTCCGACTGACCATCGACCCCGACGAACTATGA
- a CDS encoding MazG nucleotide pyrophosphohydrolase domain-containing protein codes for MDEQARVAAFLDEENLHAPPANRVLDLASEVGELAKNVNESTDYGAGDGADVDRDELGDALFCLLALADELDYDAGAALDEALAKYEERIADSGSAGSGE; via the coding sequence ATGGACGAACAAGCACGCGTCGCCGCGTTCCTCGACGAGGAGAATCTCCACGCGCCGCCCGCCAACCGCGTCCTCGACCTCGCCAGCGAAGTCGGCGAACTCGCGAAGAACGTCAACGAATCCACCGACTACGGCGCCGGCGACGGCGCGGACGTCGACCGCGACGAACTCGGCGACGCGCTGTTCTGCCTGCTCGCGCTCGCCGACGAACTCGACTACGACGCCGGCGCCGCCCTCGACGAAGCGCTCGCGAAGTACGAAGAGCGCATCGCCGACTCCGGGAGCGCCGGGTCCGGCGAGTGA
- a CDS encoding ZIP family metal transporter, which yields MELTGALAFVFLAGLLTDLATGLGALPFFFVDDVDDRWRVGLWGLASGIMLSASGFGLFREGLNYGTPLEVAAGAGAGVLLVVAAERIIDDYEFAPREIAAADFKKLVLIAGVLTVHSFPEGVAVGVSFADMGLDGGYPILGFSVPLLAVFMTIAISIHNIPEGLAVSIPLHEHGARRWKLVGVAVFTSVPQPIGAVLAFGFVQVARTLLPVGYGFAGGAMVFLVLHEFIPEAREVGARLPNDGTRELVTGLTVGVAGMVPMLFVA from the coding sequence ATGGAACTCACGGGTGCGCTCGCGTTCGTCTTCCTCGCCGGCCTCCTGACGGACCTCGCCACGGGGCTCGGCGCACTCCCCTTCTTCTTCGTCGACGACGTGGACGACCGCTGGCGCGTCGGCCTCTGGGGACTCGCGTCCGGCATCATGCTCTCGGCGTCCGGATTCGGCCTCTTCCGCGAAGGCCTCAACTACGGCACTCCTCTCGAAGTCGCCGCGGGCGCCGGCGCCGGCGTCCTCCTGGTCGTCGCCGCCGAGCGGATCATCGACGACTACGAGTTCGCGCCCCGAGAAATCGCGGCCGCCGACTTCAAGAAACTCGTCCTCATCGCGGGCGTCCTCACCGTCCACTCGTTCCCCGAGGGCGTCGCCGTCGGCGTCTCCTTCGCCGACATGGGCCTTGACGGCGGCTACCCGATTCTCGGCTTCTCGGTGCCGCTGCTCGCGGTGTTCATGACCATCGCCATCTCCATCCACAACATCCCCGAGGGCCTCGCGGTGTCCATCCCGCTCCACGAACACGGCGCGCGCCGCTGGAAACTCGTCGGCGTCGCCGTGTTCACGAGCGTCCCCCAGCCCATCGGCGCGGTGCTCGCGTTCGGCTTCGTGCAAGTCGCGCGCACCCTCCTCCCCGTCGGCTACGGCTTCGCGGGCGGCGCGATGGTGTTCCTCGTCCTCCACGAGTTCATCCCCGAGGCCCGCGAGGTCGGCGCTCGTCTCCCGAACGACGGCACGCGCGAACTCGTGACCGGTCTCACGGTGGGCGTGGCCGGAATGGTGCCGATGCTGTTCGTCGCGTGA